A portion of the Phormidium ambiguum IAM M-71 genome contains these proteins:
- a CDS encoding succinylglutamate desuccinylase/aspartoacylase domain-containing protein, translating into MIPTISHLPLVQLASGDRFSLQIYKFIGSTPGKKAYIQANLHGAEIVGNAVIHQLIEFLMSINNTNITGEIWLVPLCNPFSTNQRTHFFSTGRFNIYDGKDWNRIFWDYEKECKDLEKFVKTQVDVDPDTLRHNYLKQIKQSFEKLEEKINSPSGVPLSELYRYQLQSLCLDSNYVIDIHSSSNQAIDYIYGFKGREESAKAFLLDYEILLDAYDGDAFDEAFLKPWLALEDALAQQGKQIQFDLESWTLELGSGMQINPESVAKGVRGIKNYLAQKEILSIPGFPLPETANYQINYTKKNQLKKYYAPIGGVVQNRLDLGNFVSAGERVYQIIAFNKEGKLPNLIDIQAERSGIIFDLSTNHSVNQAEYVLTVLETDN; encoded by the coding sequence ATGATTCCGACAATTTCTCATCTTCCTCTGGTACAACTCGCCTCCGGCGATCGGTTTTCCCTCCAAATCTACAAATTTATTGGCTCCACCCCCGGCAAAAAAGCTTATATTCAAGCGAATTTACATGGTGCTGAAATTGTTGGTAATGCCGTTATTCATCAGTTAATTGAATTTTTGATGTCTATCAATAATACAAATATTACTGGTGAAATTTGGCTTGTTCCCCTCTGTAATCCTTTTAGCACAAACCAACGTACACACTTCTTTTCTACTGGAAGATTTAACATTTATGATGGTAAAGATTGGAATCGCATATTTTGGGACTATGAAAAAGAATGTAAAGATTTAGAAAAATTTGTTAAAACTCAAGTCGATGTCGATCCCGATACTCTTAGACACAATTATCTTAAACAAATTAAACAAAGCTTTGAAAAACTAGAAGAAAAAATTAATTCTCCTAGTGGAGTACCTTTAAGTGAATTATATCGTTATCAATTACAATCATTATGTTTAGATTCTAATTATGTTATTGACATTCACAGTTCTAGCAATCAAGCGATCGATTATATTTATGGATTTAAAGGTAGGGAAGAAAGCGCCAAAGCGTTTCTTTTAGACTATGAAATTTTACTTGACGCATACGATGGAGATGCTTTTGACGAAGCATTCTTGAAGCCTTGGCTAGCGTTGGAAGATGCCTTAGCACAGCAAGGAAAGCAGATTCAATTTGACTTGGAATCGTGGACATTAGAATTAGGTTCAGGAATGCAAATTAATCCTGAATCAGTTGCCAAAGGAGTGAGAGGCATTAAAAACTACTTAGCGCAAAAAGAAATCCTATCAATTCCTGGTTTTCCCTTACCAGAAACCGCAAATTATCAAATAAATTATACGAAAAAAAACCAATTAAAAAAATATTATGCTCCCATTGGTGGAGTAGTTCAAAATCGCTTAGATTTAGGAAATTTTGTATCAGCAGGAGAGCGAGTTTATCAAATAATTGCCTTTAACAAAGAAGGTAAGTTACCTAATTTGATAGATATTCAAGCTGAAAGAAGTGGGATAATTTTCGACCTATCAACTAATCACTCAGTCAACCAAGCAGAGTATGTATTAACAGTCTTAGAAACCGACAATTAA
- a CDS encoding ATP-dependent 6-phosphofructokinase — translation MQQEKRIGILTSGGDCAGLNAAIRGVVCRAVGTYGWKVLGIRQATMGLMSSPPDFIPLEIETVDQLLTIGGTFLGTTNTGDPFAFPMPDGTTRDRSAEISAGYHQLGLDCLIVIGGDGSMEIVRKVAQQGGMNLVAIPKTIDNDVGSTERSIGFDTAVNIATESLDRLHFTAASHNRVMILEVMGRDAGHIAISAGIAGGAHIILIPEIPYTLENICEKIRERQESGQNYSLVIVSEAVKTEDGETIKNINRLGQTRYGGIGQYLADKICACSGAETRVTVLGHIQRGGTPSPLDRLTGSVFGVAAVDLIAEGKYDCMVSWQNRQVVSVPIPEAIGQYSTVDPDGMLVKTARGLNICLGD, via the coding sequence ATGCAACAAGAAAAACGGATTGGAATATTAACTAGTGGCGGCGATTGTGCAGGCTTAAATGCAGCAATTAGAGGCGTGGTATGCCGTGCTGTAGGTACTTATGGGTGGAAAGTTTTAGGCATTCGTCAAGCCACAATGGGATTAATGAGTTCTCCGCCTGATTTTATTCCGTTAGAAATCGAAACAGTCGATCAGTTGTTAACTATTGGCGGAACATTTTTAGGTACCACAAACACGGGAGATCCTTTTGCTTTTCCTATGCCTGATGGTACCACACGCGATCGCTCAGCCGAAATTAGTGCTGGTTATCATCAACTAGGTTTAGATTGCTTAATAGTAATTGGTGGCGATGGTAGCATGGAAATTGTGCGAAAAGTCGCTCAACAAGGAGGAATGAATTTAGTAGCTATTCCCAAAACAATTGACAATGATGTTGGTAGTACAGAACGTTCAATTGGTTTTGATACGGCTGTTAATATCGCTACAGAATCATTAGATCGTTTGCATTTTACTGCTGCTAGTCACAACCGAGTCATGATACTAGAAGTCATGGGACGTGACGCTGGACATATTGCAATTAGCGCCGGAATCGCTGGTGGTGCTCATATAATTCTTATCCCAGAAATTCCTTACACTTTAGAGAATATTTGCGAGAAAATTCGGGAACGTCAAGAGTCAGGACAGAACTATTCTTTAGTAATTGTTTCCGAAGCTGTGAAGACAGAAGATGGCGAAACAATTAAGAATATAAACCGCTTAGGACAAACCAGATATGGTGGTATTGGTCAATATTTGGCTGATAAAATTTGTGCTTGTAGTGGTGCAGAAACCAGAGTAACTGTGTTAGGACATATTCAACGCGGTGGTACACCTTCACCATTGGATAGATTAACTGGTTCTGTATTTGGCGTAGCAGCAGTTGATTTAATTGCTGAAGGCAAATACGATTGCATGGTAAGTTGGCAAAATCGCCAAGTAGTTAGCGTACCAATTCCTGAAGCGATCGGTCAATATAGTACAGTAGATCCTGATGGAATGCTAGTTAAAACTGCTAGAGGTTTAAACATTTGTTTGGGAGATTAA
- the sufR gene encoding iron-sulfur cluster biosynthesis transcriptional regulator SufR: MTTTEQTSTKQDILEYLLQRGQATALELAETLDISPQAVRRHLKDLEAEELIEYESVQAGMGRPQHAYRLSRKGRDRFPNSHGKFAVSLLDTMAQTLGKEQVNSILQKQWQQKALEYRDRIGGGKLGERVAKLVDLRRAEGYMAEWYAIESETAQNGNGSQFMFTEHNCAISDVAETFPSVCSHELEMFATILPDCIIERTHWLINGQHRCGYMITKKSRI; the protein is encoded by the coding sequence ATGACGACCACAGAGCAAACTTCGACTAAGCAAGATATCCTAGAGTATCTATTGCAGCGAGGCCAAGCAACGGCGTTGGAATTGGCTGAGACTTTGGATATCAGTCCGCAAGCGGTTCGCCGTCATCTTAAAGATTTAGAAGCGGAAGAACTCATTGAGTATGAATCTGTGCAGGCGGGGATGGGACGACCGCAACACGCTTACCGTTTGAGTCGGAAGGGGCGCGATCGCTTTCCCAATAGTCATGGTAAATTCGCTGTATCGCTGTTGGATACGATGGCGCAAACTTTGGGAAAAGAGCAGGTTAATAGTATCTTACAGAAACAGTGGCAACAAAAGGCGCTGGAATACCGCGATCGCATCGGTGGCGGTAAACTAGGAGAGCGTGTTGCTAAGTTAGTCGATTTGCGTCGCGCCGAAGGTTACATGGCAGAATGGTATGCCATTGAATCAGAAACTGCTCAAAATGGAAACGGTTCTCAGTTCATGTTTACTGAGCATAACTGTGCGATTTCTGATGTTGCAGAAACTTTCCCCAGCGTTTGTTCTCATGAGTTAGAAATGTTTGCCACGATTTTGCCAGATTGCATAATTGAGCGCACCCATTGGTTAATCAATGGTCAACATCGCTGCGGTTATATGATTACGAAAAAATCTCGAATTTAA
- the sufB gene encoding Fe-S cluster assembly protein SufB — translation MSATVKTLVNQPYKYGFVTNIEADTIPKGLNEDVIRLISAKKNEPEFMLEFRLRAYRQWLKMTEPTWPHVEYPPINFQDIIYYSAPKQKKKLNSLEEVDPTLLETFEKLGIPLSEQKRLSNVAVDAIFDSVSVATTFREKLAKEGVIFCSISEALKEYPELVQKYLGSVVPIADNFYAALNSAVFSDGSFVYIPKNTKCPMELSTYFRINTGESGQFERTLIVAEEGSYVSYLEGCTAPMFDTNQLHAAVVELVALDNAEIKYSTVQNWYAGDENGKGGIYNFVTKRGLCQGVNSKISWTQVETGSAITWKYPSCVLVGDNSVGEFYSVALTNNKQQADTGTKMVHIGKNTRSTIISKGISAGNSKNSYRGLVKIGPKAEGARNYSQCDSMLIGDNAQANTFPYIQVQNNTGKLEHEASTSKIGEEQLFYFAQRGISEEDAISMMINGFCKDVFNQLPMEFAVEANRLLSLKLEGSVG, via the coding sequence ATGAGCGCCACTGTCAAAACTTTAGTCAATCAGCCATATAAATACGGCTTCGTCACCAACATTGAGGCAGACACCATCCCCAAAGGACTAAACGAAGATGTAATTCGCCTCATCTCTGCCAAAAAGAACGAGCCAGAATTCATGCTGGAATTTCGCCTGAGAGCCTATCGGCAATGGCTAAAGATGACAGAACCGACATGGCCTCACGTTGAATATCCACCAATCAATTTCCAAGACATCATCTACTATTCCGCACCCAAGCAAAAGAAAAAGCTCAACAGTTTGGAAGAAGTAGACCCCACCCTATTAGAAACCTTCGAGAAACTGGGAATTCCCCTTTCCGAACAAAAGCGGCTTTCCAACGTTGCGGTCGATGCTATCTTCGACAGCGTTTCCGTCGCCACTACCTTTAGAGAGAAATTAGCCAAAGAAGGCGTAATTTTCTGCTCAATTTCCGAAGCCCTAAAAGAATATCCTGAATTAGTGCAGAAATATTTGGGAAGTGTGGTTCCAATTGCTGATAACTTCTACGCTGCACTTAACTCAGCAGTTTTCAGCGATGGTTCCTTCGTTTATATTCCCAAAAACACTAAATGTCCAATGGAATTGTCAACCTACTTCCGTATTAATACCGGAGAATCGGGACAGTTTGAAAGAACATTAATTGTTGCCGAAGAAGGCAGTTATGTCAGCTACTTAGAAGGTTGCACTGCGCCGATGTTTGATACTAATCAATTACACGCCGCAGTTGTCGAATTAGTAGCTTTAGACAATGCCGAAATCAAATATTCCACCGTACAAAACTGGTACGCCGGAGACGAAAATGGCAAAGGCGGAATTTACAACTTTGTCACCAAGCGCGGACTTTGCCAAGGTGTGAATTCTAAAATTTCTTGGACTCAAGTAGAAACTGGTTCTGCTATTACTTGGAAGTATCCTAGCTGTGTATTAGTTGGTGATAATTCCGTTGGCGAATTCTATTCAGTTGCGCTGACAAATAATAAACAGCAAGCTGACACTGGAACCAAGATGGTGCATATTGGGAAAAATACCCGCAGCACGATTATTTCTAAGGGTATTTCTGCCGGGAATTCTAAGAATAGTTATCGCGGTTTGGTGAAAATTGGCCCGAAAGCTGAAGGCGCAAGAAATTATTCTCAATGTGATTCAATGTTGATTGGGGATAATGCTCAAGCGAATACTTTCCCTTATATTCAAGTGCAGAATAACACAGGAAAATTGGAGCATGAGGCTTCGACTTCTAAGATTGGCGAGGAACAGTTGTTCTATTTCGCGCAACGGGGAATTTCGGAAGAAGATGCAATTTCGATGATGATTAATGGCTTCTGTAAGGATGTTTTTAATCAGTTGCCGATGGAATTTGCTGTGGAAGCTAATCGTTTATTAAGTCTGAAGTTGGAAGGTTCAGTTGGTTAA
- the sufC gene encoding Fe-S cluster assembly ATPase SufC: MIVENSPVILSVRDLRANVDGNEILKGLNLEMRAGEIHAIMGPNGSGKSTFSKVLAGHPAYEVTGGEVIFQGQNLLEMEPEERSRTGVFLAFQYPLEIPGVSNLDFLRVAYNSHQKSKGLEELDAFDFQDLVEQKLEVVKMNPSFLTRSVNEGFSGGEKKRNEILQMALLEPKLAILDETDSGLDIDALKIVANGVNQLANAENTMLVITHYQRLLDYIIPDYVHVMEAGRIITTGTKELALELEARGYDWVLEEKATEVVR, from the coding sequence ATGATTGTTGAGAATAGTCCGGTGATTTTGTCGGTTCGTGATTTAAGGGCTAATGTTGATGGGAATGAGATTTTGAAGGGTTTGAATTTGGAGATGAGGGCGGGAGAAATTCACGCTATCATGGGGCCAAATGGTTCGGGTAAGAGTACTTTTTCTAAGGTTTTGGCTGGGCATCCTGCTTATGAAGTGACTGGCGGTGAGGTGATTTTTCAAGGGCAAAATCTCTTGGAAATGGAACCGGAGGAAAGGTCTAGAACTGGGGTATTTTTGGCTTTTCAATATCCTTTGGAAATTCCAGGGGTGAGTAATTTGGATTTCTTGCGGGTGGCTTATAATTCTCACCAAAAGAGTAAGGGTTTGGAAGAGTTGGATGCTTTTGATTTCCAAGATTTGGTGGAACAAAAGTTGGAAGTGGTGAAGATGAATCCGAGTTTTTTAACTCGCAGTGTGAATGAAGGTTTTTCTGGTGGGGAGAAGAAGCGGAATGAGATTCTGCAAATGGCGTTGTTAGAACCGAAGTTGGCAATCTTAGATGAGACTGATTCGGGTTTGGATATCGACGCTTTGAAAATTGTGGCAAATGGGGTTAATCAATTGGCAAATGCCGAAAATACCATGTTGGTAATTACCCACTATCAAAGATTGTTGGATTACATCATTCCTGACTACGTTCATGTAATGGAAGCTGGCAGAATTATCACTACCGGAACTAAGGAATTAGCTCTGGAATTAGAAGCTCGCGGTTATGATTGGGTATTGGAAGAAAAAGCAACTGAGGTGGTACGATGA